A region of Athene noctua chromosome 12, bAthNoc1.hap1.1, whole genome shotgun sequence DNA encodes the following proteins:
- the LOC141965225 gene encoding protocadherin gamma-A2-like: MSARRKEELSGRDGSAGAPRRAGSDVCVGGAGAVPARCPWAGPGGQRSAALGACSAGRRLRAPLLTEEEREEGRSAAGSPARCGPARSLARWLARRPGGLRASPRCGAVLQRGGGAGGSGRGRPQGAAAGEGRRRRIRIQSREREPEPEPEPEATRRAAAGRCRRCCGAPGAAAEMCAAGRRRGRRERALLWCVLVAAWEAAWGQLRYSVPEEMPKGSFVGDVAKDLGLELTALRDRGLRVVSAGRTQYFSLHGKTGHLVTAERIDREQLCETVQRCVLRCEVIVEGEMQVYGIEVEITDINDNAPSFKETELEETISETTSPGSRFPLVEAHDPDSGANSLQRYELSGDEHFSLAVRAGPGGDQRPELVLAKALDREEAAFHELVLRASDGGDPARTGTARIRVAVLDANDNAPVFGQAEYTVRVPEDVPVGSTLLIVTATDADEGINGHVKYSLKKTTEKASRIFHLDSETGAIAVVRSLDFEDAALYELDVQARDGGGISDTAKVTITVTDVNDNAPEISVRSALSEISEDAPSGTVVALLHVQDRDSGANGEVRCSIAENLPFRLERSLGDYYRVVTSRQLDREEVAEYNVTVRAADGGSPALRSSAVLALRVLDVNDNAPVFAEARYSARLPENNAAGALVLTVRAADADWGQNARVRYRLSEGRVRGAPLSSYVSVQAETGALYALRSFDYEEVREVGLWVRAEDGGAPALSSNVSVRLVIVDENDNAPQVLYPPPAPGPGAGPGAGWAGVELAPRSAEPGALVAKVVAVDADAGQNAWLSYELAKATEPGLFRVGLHSGEVRTARFPLARDAARQSLVVVVKDHGRPALSATATLTVVLAESVAELLSELGSAAAAPGEPAGSLTRWLVVAVAAVSCLFLAFLLLLLALRLRRWRRSQLLAAGSGALRGVPASHFVGIDGVRAFLRSYSHEVSLTADSRKSQLRLSAGSCCDTLPARPPPDEPAPLLGEDPAAAPVSSRARTSRLRDASLCCCSGLAAPRPARCGGGSRSQAGSASRGTAPAAAASGWREGSVGPGLSAAAAAGRGTRGSLSAGVSFERGFVLLSLATSFLILCPATCNTRFALGIRGCCVNSKWKFTLLPGADVFPTAHG; this comes from the coding sequence ATGTCggcgaggaggaaggaggagctgTCGGGGAGAGACGGCAGCGCAGGAGCTCCCCGCCGGGCGGGCAGCGATGTCTGTGTCGGTGGCGCCGGTGCCGTCCCCGCGAGGTGTccgtgggcagggccgggcgggcagcgctcGGCAGCGCTCGGTGCCTGCAGTGCCGGGAGGAGGCTGCGGGCGCCGCTGTTGACCGAGGAGGAGCGAGAGGAAGGCCGGAGCGCTGCAGGCAGCCCCGCCCGCTGCGGCCcggctcgctcgctcgctcgctggCTGGCTCGGCGGCCGGGCGGTCTGCGAGCGTCCCCGCGGTGCGGAGCCGTGCTGCAGCGaggcggaggggccggcggcagcggccggggccggcCACAGGGAGCGGCAGCcggagagggaagaaggaggaggatcaGGATCCAGAGCCGTGAAcgggagccggagccggagccagAGCCAGAAGCGActcggcgggcggcggcgggtcggTGTCGGCGGTGTTGCGGGGCCCCAGGGGCCGCGGCGGAGATGTgcgcggcggggaggcgccggggccggcgggagcgagCCCTGCTGTGGTGCGTGCTGGTGGCGGCGTGGGAGGCGGCGTGGGGGCAGCTGCGCTACTCGGTTCCCGAGGAGATGCCCAAGGGCTCGTTCGTGGGCGACGTGGCCAAGGacctggggctggagctgacGGCGCTCCGCGACCGCGGCCTCCGCGTTGTCTCCGCAGGGAGGACGCAGTATTTCTCCCTGCACGGGAAGACGGGACACTTGGTGACGGCGGAGAGGATCGACAGAGAGCAGCTGTGCGAGACGGTGCAGCGATGCGTGCTGCGGTGTGAGGTGATAGTGGAGGGGGAAATGCAGGTTTACGGAATCGAAGTGGAAATCACGGACATTAACGACAACGCTCCCAGCTTCAAGGAAACTGAACTGGAGGAGACTATAAGCGAGACGACATCGCCGGGGTCGCGGTTTCCCCTGGTCGAGGCTCACGACCCGGACTCGGGAGCGAATTCCCTGCAGCGCTACGAGCTGAGCGGCGACGAGCACTTCTCGCTGGCCGTGcgggcgggccccggcggggACCAGCGTCCCGAGCTGGTGCTGGCGAAGGCGCTGGACCGCGAGGAGGCGGCGTTTCACGAGCTGGTGCTGAGGGCGAGCGACGGCGGCGACCCGGCGCGGACGGGCACGGCGCGGATCCGCGTGGCGGTGCTGGACgccaacgacaacgcgcccgtgTTCGGCCAGGCGGAGTACACGGTGCGTGTGCCGGAGGACGTGCCCGTGGGCTCCACCCTCCTCATCGTCACGGCCACCGACGCCGACGAGGGGATCAACGGGCACGTGAAATACTCGCTGAAGAAAACCACAGAGAAGGCCTCGAGGATTTTTCATCTAGACTCCGAGACGGGAGCGATCGCGGTGGTGCGGAGCCTGGACTTCGAGGACGCGGCGCTATACGAACTGGATGTCCAGGCACGGGACGGCGGGGGAATATCCGACACAGCGAAAGTCACGATCACGGTGACAGACGTAAACGACAACGCGCCCGAGATTTCGGTGCGGTCGGCGCTGAGCGAGATCTCTGAGGACGCCCCGTCGGGGACGGTGGTGGCCCTGCTGCACGTGCAGGACCGCGACTCGGGGGCGAACGGCGAGGTGCGGTGCAGCATCGCGGAGAACCTCCCGTTCCGGCTGGAGAGGTCGTTGGGGGACTACTACCGCGTGGTGACGTCGAGGCAGCTGGACCGGGAGGAGGTGGCGGAGTACAACGTGACGGTGCGGGCGGCCGACGGCGGGTCGCCGGCGCTGCGGAGCAGCGCGGTGCTGGCGCTGCGGGTgctggacgtgaacgacaacgcgccggtgTTCGCGGAGGCGCGCTACAGCGCCCGGCTGCCCGAGAACAACGCGGCGGGCGCGCTGGTGCTGACGGTGCGCGCGGCGGACGCGGACTGGGGGCAGAACGCGCGCGTGCGGTACCGGCTGTCGGAGGGGCGGGTGCGGGGCGCGCCGCTCTCGTCCTACGTGTCGGTGCAGGCGGAGACGGGCGCGCTGTACGCGCTGCGCTCCTTCGACTACGAGGAGGTGCGCGAGGTGGGGCTGTGGGTGCGGGCGGAGGACGGCGGCGCGCCGGCGCTGAGCAGCAACGTGTCGGTGCGGCTCGTGATCGTGGAcgagaacgacaacgcgccgcAGGTGCTGTACCCGccgccggcgccggggccgggcgcggggccgggcgcgggctgGGCGGGCGTGGAGCTGGCGCCGCGCTCGGCGGAGCCCGGGGCGCTGGTGGCCAAGGTGGTGGCGGTGGACGCGGACGCGGGGCAGAACGCGTGGCTGTCGTACGAGCTGGCCAAGGCGACGGAGCCGGGGCTGTTCCGCGTGGGGCTGCACAGCGGCGAGGTGCGCACGGCGCGCTTCCCGCTGGCCCGCGACGCGGCGCggcagagcctggtggtggtggtgaaggaccACGGGCGGCCGGCGCTGTCGGCCACGGCCACGCTGACGGTGGTGCTGGCCGAGAGCGTGGCCGAGCTGCTGTCGGAGctgggcagcgcggcggcggcgccgggcgagcCGGCCGGCAGCCTGACgcggtggctggtggtggccgtGGCGGCCGTGTCCTGCCTCTTCCtcgccttcctgctgctgctgctggcgctgcgcCTGCGGCGGTGGCGCCGCTCGCAGCTgctggcggcgggcagcggcgccttGCGCGGCGTGCCGGCCTCGCACTTCGTGGGCATCGACGGCGTCCGCGCCTTCCTGCGCTCCTACTCGCACGAGGTGTCGCTCACGGCCGACTCGCGCAAGAGCCAGCTCCGCTTGTCGGCCGGCAGCTGCTGCGACaccctcccggcccggccgccgcccgacGAGCCCGCGCCGCTGCTCGGGGAGgaccccgccgctgccccggtgAGTTCCCGTGCCCGGACTTCCCGGCTCCGCGACGCTTCGCTCTGCTGCTGCTCGGGCCTGGCCGCGCCGCGTCCCGCCCGCTGCGGAGGGGGGTCTcgctcccaggcaggcagcgctTCCCGCGGCACCGcgccggctgctgctgcctctggctggCGGGAGGGGAGCGTGGGACCGGGGCTcagcgctgccgctgctgccggcCGCGGGACAAGGGGCTCACTGTCGGCTGGAGTTTCCTTTGAACGGGGCTTTGTGCTCTTATCGCTCGCCACGTCCTTTCTCATTTTGTGCCCTGCCACGTGTAATACTCGTTTTGCTCTCGGTATTCGTGGGTGTTGCGTTAATAGCAAATGGAAGTTTACGTTATTACCAGGGGCTGACGTTTTCCCGACAGCACATGGGTGA